The following coding sequences are from one Musa acuminata AAA Group cultivar baxijiao chromosome BXJ1-6, Cavendish_Baxijiao_AAA, whole genome shotgun sequence window:
- the LOC135677604 gene encoding putative disease resistance protein RGA4: MAAVDLRHILLDLLPSFDMKERCRELGIQHHLEKIIPDLWAINAVIRDATMRAWTQPDVEMWMADAGAAIADVQNLLDRILEWPGRAAAPSNPLLRSFRVAFRLSILQELKEMGLRLKELVLRGSALDLRKEMMDAMDPCDEEYSYVLGEEVVGRDEARDNIVEILQQNQSSSNSEPFVIVIHDERSLPSYPSMGKTTLARMIYHHPWVRQHFHHRIWVDVSFDLSWDQLSIGREFARSITGDSCDHLQSHQAIWLLVNERLGQRRYLLILNEVYYDYTEEGLKDKWDQLKHNLLHVGGIGSTVVIITTKYTTEYTSWSIDIASYRNIFGCKEYMLAGLSEDAWIKLVMRDTFIGSAQDKENTCTINLLLQFAEQQYKTIKGSPLLAKTLGSIFRYAEVSRWQEVAYDLSCHSDVWPPYSNVRHHQHFKLMSLQNLSTKLARLRLYGSLCNLDPCSYLMEDYMHMMIAEDLMPQQSFDAEKMYRLIREIELRFSTLDSDYYMRTRIGQDSIRIPKQCCHLCLLVDSDDSFTFPTALSAGVTKRLRTLILQTEEEMAENDQKCQIKEIPAAMFINLVHLRILHLSHCRIQQLPNTIAKLVSLRYLNLSYTQIQALPKYIFNLQNLKILKLTHCENFQKLSKSIHKLKNLLILKLAYCQKLRMLPDSITALTNLQELDVEGCQSFMKLPEGLVSMKKLTMLNVDKCVSLTQLPHGIEQLTNLQKLTMHTTTNSLSSVILELQSLVNLKELRLKTLNGLSSAEDARALKLEDKILLECSTLSWEWWDIEVALVTNIVLLDEQVLEHLQPNLALKNLEILSYMGKKLPSWMACKKENLWHLTEIKLVNLKKCERLPPLGQLPKLETVEISGMDSISAVDDAFYGDGNGDTFPRLESLIFSEMPMLERWLKAKGEGDMFPMLLRLILIQCPKFKEFHVRPSSRLLALSLWLNNDKLLTSEFVGWQNLKYVTALEITGCEELRCLPQGIKYLEDLSHLYIIRCNNLISLPDWLAELKSLKHLIVRDCAMLSFIPERLKQSPRFHIWNEGCPKLQL, from the coding sequence ATGGCGGCAGTGGATTTGCGGCACATACTCTTGGATTTGCTGCCGTCGTTTGATATGAAGGAGCGATGTCGGGAGCTAGGCATCCAACATCATCTGGAGAAGATTATTCCTGACCTTTGGGCCATCAATGCAGTCATTCGGGACGCGACGATGCGGGCGTGGACGCAGCCGGACGTGGAGATGTGGATGGCGGATGCGGGTGCAGCCATTGCGGACGTCCAAAACCTGCTCGACCGGATCTTGGAGTGGCCGGGGAGGGCAGCGGCACCGTCGAATCCCTTGTTGCGCTCCTTCCGAGTGGCTTTTCGTCTTTCTATTCTGCAGGAGCTCAAGGAGATGGGGCTCAGGTTGAAGGAGCTCGTCCTTAGGGGGTCTGCCTTGGACCTCCGGAAGGAGATGATGGATGCCATGGATCCATGCGATGAAGAGTACTCCTATGTCCTAGGAGAGGAAGTGGTGGGAAGAGATGAGGCCAGAGATAATATTGTAGAGATTCTTCAGCAGAATCAATCATCTAGCAACAGTGAGCCCTTCGTCATTGTCATCCATGATGAAAGGTCGTTGCCATCATATCCATCCATGGGGAAGACAACCCTGGCTCGGATGATTTACCACCACCCCTGGGTGCGCCAACATTTCCATCATCGAATCTGGGTGGACGTTTCCTTCGACTTATCTTGGGATCAACTAAGCATCGGGAGAGAATTTGCAAGGTCTATCACGGGAGACTCGTGCGACCATCTGCAATCGCACCAAGCTATCTGGCTACTCGTGAATGAACGGCTCGGCCAAAGAAGATACTTGCTCATCTTGAATGAAGTATACTATGATTATACGGAAGAGGGGTTGAAAGACAAGTGGGATCAACTAAAGCACAACCTATTGCATGTGGGTGGAATCGGAAGTACAGTAGTGATCATCACCACCAAATACACTACCGAATATACTAGTTGGAGTATAGATATTGCTTCTTATCGAAATATATTTGGGTGCAAAGAGTATATGTTGGCTGGCCTCTCAGAGGATGCTTGGATAAAATTGGTCATGCGAGACACATTCATTGGATCAGCGCAGGACAAAGAGAACACTTGTACCATAAATTTGCTACTTCAATTTGCGGAGCAACAATACAAAACAATTAAGGGCTCTCCCTTACTGGCAAAGACGTTGGGCTCAATATTCAGGTACGCTGAGGTAAGTCGATGGCAAGAAGTAGCATATGATTTGTCTTGTCACTCAGATGTTTGGCCTCCTTACTCAAATGTTAGACACCATCAGCATTTTAAATTAATGAGCCTCCAAAATCTTTCAACTAAACTTGCACGATTACGACTCTATGGCTCATTGTGCAATTTAGATCCATGTAGCTATTTAATGGAAGACTACATGCATATGATGATCGCTGAAGACCTTATGCCACAACAATCATTTGATGCCGAGAAGATGTATCGATTGATCCGTGAAATTGAGTTACGATTTTCAACGTTGGATTCAGATTACTATATGAGGACAAGGATCGGTCAAGATTCAATAAGAATCCCGAAACAATGTTGCCATCTATGCTTGCTTGTCGATTCTGATGATTCCTTCACGTTTCCAACCGCCTTATCAGCAGGGGTCACAAAGAGACTAAGAACTTTGATTTTGCAAACGGAGGAAGAGATGGCTGAAAACGATCAAAAGTGTCAAATCAAAGAGATCCCAGCAGCCATGTTTATAAATCTGGTACACTTACGGATATTACATTTATCACATTGTAGGATCCAACAATTACCTAATACAATTGCCAAGTTGGTTAGCCTGAGATACCTCAACCTTTCCTACACTCAGATTCAAGCACTTCCTAAATATATCTTCAACCTTCAAAATTTGAAGATCTTAAAGTTGACTCATTGTGAAAACTTTCAGAAATTATCCAAATCGATCCACAAACTCAAGAATTTATTGATTTTAAAACTAGCTTACTGTCAGAAGCTTCGAATGCTTCCTGATTCGATTACCGCCCTTACAAATTTACAAGAGTTAGATGTCGAAGGTTGTCAATCATTCATGAAATTACCTGAAGGTTTAGTCAGCATGAAAAAATTGACAATGCTAAATGTGGACAAATGTGTGTCCTTAACTCAATTGCCTCATGGAATAGAGCAATTGACTAACCTCCAAAAGTTAACAATGCATACTACAACTAATAGTCTTTCAAGTGTCATCCTAGAGTTGCAGAGTTTAGTAAATCTTAAAGAACTTCGTCTGAAAACACTTAATGGACTATCAAGCGCGGAGGATGCTCGAGCCTTAAAGCTCGAGGATAAAATATTGCTCGAGTGTTCGACACTAAGTTGGGAGTGGTGGGATATAGAAGTTGCATTAGTTACTAACATAGTATTATTAGATGAGCAGGTACTGGAACACCTTCAGCCTAACCTAGCTTTGAAGAATCTAGAAATACTTTCTTATATGGGGAAGAAACTTCCGAGCTGGATGGCGTGCAAAAAAGAAAATCTGTGGCATTTGACAGAGATCAAGCTTGtcaatctaaagaaatgtgaaagGCTACCACCGCTTGGACAACTACCTAAGCTTGAGACTGTTGAGATAAGTGGCATGGAttcaattagtgcagtggatgatGCATTTTACGGTGATGGTAATGGTGACACATTTCCTAGATTGGAATCACTCATTTTCTCAGAAATGCCTATGCTGGAGAGATGGCTCAAGGCAAAAGGTGAAGGTGACATGTTCCCGATGCTTCTTAGGTTGATACTAATCCAGTGTCCAAAATTCAAGGAATTTCATGTGCGACCATCAAGCAGGCTTCTTGCATTATCACTATGGTTGAATAATGACAAGTTGCTGACCTCTGAATTTGTAGGTTGGCAGAACCTTAAATATGTCACTGCCTTAGAGATAACTGGGTGTGAAGAGCTGAGGTGCTTACCACAGGGTATCAAGTATCTTGAGGACCTTTCTCATTTGTATATTATCCGATGCAACAATTTGATCTCTTTGCCGGATTGGTTGGCAGAACTCAAATCTCTTAAACACCTGATTGTACGAGATTGCGCCATGCTGTCATTCATTCCCGAGAGGCTCAAACAATCGCCCCGTTTTCACATTTGGAATGAAGGCTGTCCAAAGTTGCAGCTCTAA